In a single window of the Candidatus Poribacteria bacterium genome:
- a CDS encoding NAD(P)-dependent oxidoreductase → MNILITSAGSELARNVAGALAEEHTLRLTELYPVDTVEGTFVQSELGHDESTNELVRGIDTIIHIAEIPSDLLVSEADQPDNYAIDYQTRCTYNLLMAASEEGVKHAIYASTLRLFEQHGEDWTVTESWRPRPSVDSFVLSKHLGEFTCREFGREGKLNVTCLRLGNLGTVDAAVTAEPDSMWLEMNDAVTAFQGALESSSPWRIFHIQSEFPGSRFSIGKAKGHLQFNPQFVP, encoded by the coding sequence ATGAACATCTTGATTACCTCCGCTGGTTCTGAACTGGCACGCAACGTAGCGGGAGCATTGGCGGAAGAACACACACTCCGCTTGACAGAGTTGTATCCCGTTGACACTGTTGAAGGAACGTTCGTGCAAAGCGAACTTGGACACGACGAGTCAACCAACGAACTGGTGCGCGGCATAGATACCATTATCCACATCGCCGAGATACCGTCTGATCTCCTGGTTTCCGAAGCTGACCAACCCGACAATTACGCTATCGATTATCAGACGCGTTGCACTTATAACCTACTGATGGCAGCATCGGAAGAAGGCGTAAAACATGCCATTTACGCAAGCACACTCCGCCTTTTTGAGCAACATGGTGAAGACTGGACGGTTACAGAGAGTTGGCGACCTCGTCCATCTGTCGATAGTTTCGTGCTTTCAAAGCATCTTGGCGAGTTCACGTGTAGAGAATTCGGTCGCGAGGGCAAGCTCAATGTGACGTGCCTTCGCCTCGGTAATCTCGGTACTGTAGATGCTGCCGTAACCGCCGAACCGGATTCAATGTGGCTTGAGATGAACGATGCTGTCACCGCCTTTCAAGGAGCACTTGAATCTTCCTCGCCGTGGCGAATCTTTCACATCCAGTCAGAGTTTCCTGGCTCCCGTTTTTCCATCGGGAAAGCCAAAGGGCATCTGCAGTTCAATCC